The sequence TTACGGACTTCAGCTACAGGTCAGGCGCCAGCTCCCTGCGGCCACACGCCGGGCTGGGACCGGCCACCTCTAGGCTGGCACTGGCCACCACGGAGCCTCCCAGCCACTGCCGTGCCAGGACAGGCCACTGTGGAGCCTCCAGGACAGACGCCAGGTCAGCACTGGCCACCACGGAGCCTCCCAGCCCCGCACTGGGCTGGGACCCACCCTGGAGCCTCCTGGCCGGCCACGACACCGGGCTCTGCCCCGCTCTGGGCACcgccagcacagcagagcctcccctcctccctggaTAGCAGCAACTCGTAGCAATTCCCTGTTCACATTCGTGGAGATAAAATGATTTCTGAGCTATATAGACAAGCGGTCCTTCGGCTTCCAGCGGGTCGCGGGCGTGTCCAGTCTGGGGACCCCGGTGCAATGCCAGTGTCCCGGGAGCCCTTTCAGCAGCCGACCCCACgtccccctccctgtccccctgccccggCACCCGCAGCTCGCGCCAAAGTCCTCGCCCTGGGTTTGGGAAGAGCAGCATCCGTCCCTTATCTGTAGACGGGCAGGCGGATGTGGGCGTGCTGGTGGTCCAAGAGCCTTGGCACAGACACGGTCTCGTAGCCCTTGCCCAGCATCTGCTCCTTGATGCAGGGCGGGTGGATGTCGTTGATGAGATACTCCAGGgactggaggctgctgctgaggatggAGGTATTGCAGAGGGTcttgctgggcagcccctcGGCCGGGGGCACCCCCAGCTCGCGGGGCCCGGCCCCCAGCTCCGGCGGGTTGTAACAGTCGCTGTTGGGGGTCACCAGGATGCTGTTCCAGGGGGGAGCAAAGTACTGCCCCACCGCAAAGTTGCCGTGCATGCAGTTCAAGGGGGACGAGCTCACCTTGTCGGCGGCGCCGCCCAGCCCGTAGGGCCGCGAGGCGCCCGCGCACGTCTCGGGGGATTTGCTGAgagccccgccgccgccgctgcccccgcTGTACATtcgcaggtgctgctgctgctgcttctgctgccacACCAGGTAGTCCATGCCCTCGGGGTAAACGCCCGCCTTGGGTCCCAGGGCGGCGGCCGGGTTGGAGCCCAGCGCCAGCTCGGCGCCCTTGCGGCACTCGGGCAGGACGGTGCCGCCGTAGCCGGGGCCGAAGGCGCCGTGCTTGGCcgggctggggtgggcggcCACGACAGCCGGGCAGCCGGGCTGGGC comes from Molothrus aeneus isolate 106 chromosome 18, BPBGC_Maene_1.0, whole genome shotgun sequence and encodes:
- the FAM222A gene encoding protein FAM222A codes for the protein MLACLQRTQNPPAQHLPCPNKALEPRKCETAPMHSPRYPSPAELDAYAQKVANSPLTIKIFPTNIRVPQHKHLNRTVNGYDTTGQRYSPYPLHAGGYQGLLAIVKASGKSVVKNSEGKRTKLSPAQVGVAPYPASSTLAQGPSCAGQLSYHGGQKQLEGPVPPNVTVAASVLPLAGRSLALPPSNLPSIQSIIYQINQQCQAQGAQPGCPAVVAAHPSPAKHGAFGPGYGGTVLPECRKGAELALGSNPAAALGPKAGVYPEGMDYLVWQQKQQQQHLRMYSGGSGGGGALSKSPETCAGASRPYGLGGAADKVSSSPLNCMHGNFAVGQYFAPPWNSILVTPNSDCYNPPELGAGPRELGVPPAEGLPSKTLCNTSILSSSLQSLEYLINDIHPPCIKEQMLGKGYETVSVPRLLDHQHAHIRLPVYR